One window of the Cryptomeria japonica chromosome 7, Sugi_1.0, whole genome shotgun sequence genome contains the following:
- the LOC131046676 gene encoding putative flavin-containing monooxygenase 2 isoform X1 — translation MASSKGDSLQNGESSNGYRQKKVGIVGAGLSGILATKYVISIGLKPIVFEAKERIGGVWRETFASTKLQTPRPAYQFTDFLWPSHVTTLLPNHSQVMDYFNSYVNHFGLLDCIQFNTKVVEIRYSGKQSGASAGLWGKNGGAYDDGEVWDVGVHKSNGESIEWYHFDFLILCIGKYGGLPKIPLFPPKKGSEVFQGKVLHTMDYSALNEKEAYEMIKGKRIVIIGYQKSAIDFAVECAEANQGENCPPCTMVFRKPYWLFPEDYVISGVHLAYLYGTRFSQFLLGKPAQGFLMNSISCMLAPLGWAMSKFVELSLLWKYPLRKYGLVPDASFLQTIASCSTGTFPNNFFPKVDEGLIRFRKSSSWSFYSKGIVLDDGTNVEADIVILGTGYDGDKKLTTFLPKQFGDTFDKSGAALSLYRGLIHPRIPQMAILGYSESLSNLHSAEIHSQWLAHFLSNKIVMPSVKEMEENAKELQKHLKRLTPMFWKTCIFQIADNDNLCKDMGRNPMRKGNWYDDFFSPYSNMDYGMDN, via the exons ATGGCTAGTTCCAAAGGGGATTCATTGCAGAATGGAGAGAGTTCTAATGGCTATAGGCAAAAGAAAGTGGGCATTGTGGGAGCAGGATTGAGTGGGATTCTAGCAACTAAGTATGTAATCAGTATAGGCCTGAAACCCATTGTATTTGAAGCCAAAGAAAGAATTGGAGGAGTGTGGAgagaaacatttgcatcaacaaaacTGCAGACCCCTCGTCCTGCCTACCAATTCACTGATTTTCTATGGCCAAGCCATGTGACCACCCTTTTACCCAATCATTCCCAGGTTATGGATTACTTCAACAGTTATGTAAACCATTTTGGGCTGCTGGATTGCATTCAATTCAATACCAAAGTGGTGGAGATTCGATATAGTGGGAAACAAAGCGGTGCATCTGCTGGATTGTGGGGTAAGAATGGAGGAGCTTATGATGATGGAGAGGTCTGGGATGTTGGTGTGCACAAAAGCAATGGAGAAAGCATTGAG TGGTATCATTTTGATTTCCTGATCTTATGCATTGGTAAATATGGTGGTCTGCCAAAAATCCCATTGTTTCCTCCAAAGAAAGGATCAGAAGTATTTCAGGGAAAAGTTTTGCATACTATGGACTACTCTGCTTTAAATGAAAAAGAGGCTTATGAAATGATTAAAGGAAAAAGAATTGTGATTATTGGATATCAGAAATCAGCGATAGATTTTGCTGTAGAATGTGCTGAAGCAAATCAAG GAGAAAATTGCCCTCCTTGTACAATGGTCTTTAGAAAACCTTACTGGTTGTTTCCTGAGGATTATGTGATTTCGGGAGTGCACTTAGCATATTTGTATGGCACACGCTTCTCACAATTTTTACTTGGTAAACCAGCACAGGGTTTTCTGATGAACTCAATATCATGCATGCTTGCTCCACtg GGATGGGCAATGTCCAAATTTGTAGAGCTTTCCTTGCTCTGGAAATATCCATTGAGGAAGTATGGGCTTGTTCCAGATGCGAGTTTTCTGCAGACAATAGCTTCCTGCAGCACTGGAACATTCCcaaataatttttttccaaaagtAGACGAAGGTCTCATACGTTTTCGAAAATCATCTAGTTGGAGTTTTTATAGCAAGGGCATTGTGTTAGATGACGGAACAAATGTGGAAGCTGATATTGTAATTTTGGGTACTGGTTATGATGGAGACAAGAAATTAACGACTTTTCTTCCAAAACAATTTGGAGATACCTTTGACAAATCGGGTGCTGCACTTTCTTTGTACAG GGGGCTCATTCATCCGCGCATTCCTCAAATGGCCATTCTTGGTTACTCAGAAAGTCTATCAAATTTGCACTCTGCAGAAATACATTCCCAGTGGTTGGCCCATTTTCTGTCTAACAAAATAGTGATGCCAAGTGTCAAGGAAATGGAGGAAAATGCAAAAGAGCTTCAAAAACATCTTAAGAGACTCACACCTATGTTTTGGAAAACTTGTATTTTCCAAATAGCTGATAATGACAATCTTTGTAAAGACATGGGAAGAAACCCAATGCGGAAAGGGAATTGGTATGATGATTTTTTCTCTCCATATTCTAACATGGATTATGGAATGGATAATTAA
- the LOC131046676 gene encoding putative flavin-containing monooxygenase 2 isoform X2, giving the protein MASSKGDSLQNGESSNGYRQKKVGIVGAGLSGILATKYVISIGLKPIVFEAKERIGGVWRETFASTKLQTPRPAYQFTDFLWPSHVTTLLPNHSQVMDYFNSYVNHFGLLDCIQFNTKVVEIRYSGKQSGASAGLWGKNGGAYDDGEVWDVGVHKSNGESIEWYHFDFLILCIGKYGGLPKIPLFPPKKGSEVFQGKVLHTMDYSALNEKEAYEMIKGKRIVIIGYQKSAIDFAVECAEANQAQGFLMNSISCMLAPLGWAMSKFVELSLLWKYPLRKYGLVPDASFLQTIASCSTGTFPNNFFPKVDEGLIRFRKSSSWSFYSKGIVLDDGTNVEADIVILGTGYDGDKKLTTFLPKQFGDTFDKSGAALSLYRGLIHPRIPQMAILGYSESLSNLHSAEIHSQWLAHFLSNKIVMPSVKEMEENAKELQKHLKRLTPMFWKTCIFQIADNDNLCKDMGRNPMRKGNWYDDFFSPYSNMDYGMDN; this is encoded by the exons ATGGCTAGTTCCAAAGGGGATTCATTGCAGAATGGAGAGAGTTCTAATGGCTATAGGCAAAAGAAAGTGGGCATTGTGGGAGCAGGATTGAGTGGGATTCTAGCAACTAAGTATGTAATCAGTATAGGCCTGAAACCCATTGTATTTGAAGCCAAAGAAAGAATTGGAGGAGTGTGGAgagaaacatttgcatcaacaaaacTGCAGACCCCTCGTCCTGCCTACCAATTCACTGATTTTCTATGGCCAAGCCATGTGACCACCCTTTTACCCAATCATTCCCAGGTTATGGATTACTTCAACAGTTATGTAAACCATTTTGGGCTGCTGGATTGCATTCAATTCAATACCAAAGTGGTGGAGATTCGATATAGTGGGAAACAAAGCGGTGCATCTGCTGGATTGTGGGGTAAGAATGGAGGAGCTTATGATGATGGAGAGGTCTGGGATGTTGGTGTGCACAAAAGCAATGGAGAAAGCATTGAG TGGTATCATTTTGATTTCCTGATCTTATGCATTGGTAAATATGGTGGTCTGCCAAAAATCCCATTGTTTCCTCCAAAGAAAGGATCAGAAGTATTTCAGGGAAAAGTTTTGCATACTATGGACTACTCTGCTTTAAATGAAAAAGAGGCTTATGAAATGATTAAAGGAAAAAGAATTGTGATTATTGGATATCAGAAATCAGCGATAGATTTTGCTGTAGAATGTGCTGAAGCAAATCAAG CACAGGGTTTTCTGATGAACTCAATATCATGCATGCTTGCTCCACtg GGATGGGCAATGTCCAAATTTGTAGAGCTTTCCTTGCTCTGGAAATATCCATTGAGGAAGTATGGGCTTGTTCCAGATGCGAGTTTTCTGCAGACAATAGCTTCCTGCAGCACTGGAACATTCCcaaataatttttttccaaaagtAGACGAAGGTCTCATACGTTTTCGAAAATCATCTAGTTGGAGTTTTTATAGCAAGGGCATTGTGTTAGATGACGGAACAAATGTGGAAGCTGATATTGTAATTTTGGGTACTGGTTATGATGGAGACAAGAAATTAACGACTTTTCTTCCAAAACAATTTGGAGATACCTTTGACAAATCGGGTGCTGCACTTTCTTTGTACAG GGGGCTCATTCATCCGCGCATTCCTCAAATGGCCATTCTTGGTTACTCAGAAAGTCTATCAAATTTGCACTCTGCAGAAATACATTCCCAGTGGTTGGCCCATTTTCTGTCTAACAAAATAGTGATGCCAAGTGTCAAGGAAATGGAGGAAAATGCAAAAGAGCTTCAAAAACATCTTAAGAGACTCACACCTATGTTTTGGAAAACTTGTATTTTCCAAATAGCTGATAATGACAATCTTTGTAAAGACATGGGAAGAAACCCAATGCGGAAAGGGAATTGGTATGATGATTTTTTCTCTCCATATTCTAACATGGATTATGGAATGGATAATTAA